GCCGGTGCCGGGATCGGCGGGTTCTTCAGTCCCACGGGGTACGGCACCATGCTGGCCGAGGGCAAGGAAACCCGGATCATTGACGGCCGCGGCCAGGTGTTCGAAACGCCCATCCACGCCGACGTCGCGCTGATCAAGGCCCTGAAGGCGGACGGGAAGGGCAACTTGGTCTACCGCAAGACCGCCCGGAACTTCGGTCCCATCATGGCCGCAGCCGCCAAACAGACCATCGTCCAGGTCTCCGAGATCGTTCCCACGGGTTCTCTTGACCCGGAGAACGTGGTCACGCCCGGTATCTACGTCAATACGGTGGTCCGCGTGGCGGCCTCCTGCAGCACCGCCGGCACGAGCGAGAAGGCGGCCTGAGATGAGCATCCAGTCCAACGAAACATCCCTCCAGACCTCCGCCACGCCCCTGGGCCGGGATGACCTGGCCCGCCTCGTGGCCAAGGACATTGCCCCGGGATCGTTTGTGAACCTGGGCATTGGCCAGCCCACCTTGGTGTCCAACTACCTCACCGAGGACCAGGACATCACGCTCCACACGGAGAACGGGATGCTCGGCATGGGACCCGCCGCCGATGGCGATGAGATTGACGGCGACCTCATCAACGCCGGCAAGATCCCGGTCACCGAACTGCCTGGGGCGTCCTACTTCCACCATGCTGATTCGTTCGCGATGATGCGCGGCGGGCACCTGGACATCTGCGTCCTGGGGGCTTTCCAGGTCTCGGCCACGGGGGACCTGGCAAACTGGCACACCGGGGCACCCGGGGCGATTCCCGCCGTCGGTGGTGCCATGGACCTGGCCACCGGCGCGAAGGACGTTTTCGTGATGATGACGCTCCTGACCCGCGAGGGTGCGTCCAAGATTGTGGAAACCTGCACGTACCCGCTCACCGGCGTCGGCTGCGTCACCCGCGTTTACACCGACAAAGCCGTCTTCCTCACCGGCCCGGACGGCGTCACTGTCCGCGAAACCTTCGGCTGCACCCTGGAAGAACTCCAGGAAGTCGTACCCTTCCCGCTCAAGATCGTCGTGAAGTAACTAGGCGTTCCTCTAGAGCCCTACGAGGAATGTATTCCGAGGCAAGCAAGGAGACAAGACTCATGTACGTAAGCACGCTAACCGGGAGTATTCCATTCCATTCAATCGCTCCGGGGGAATCGGTAGAGGTATTCGATTGGAAGAACGTCTTCCAATGCCGGGGTGTGATCCAAGAGACGGCGCTGGAGTTGGGCGTCGCGTGGATTCGCACAGACATCGGTGAAAGAAGGCTGGTGGACATTCATGAGCATCTAGTGCGACGCTGTCCACCTCCACCCGGCTGGGATCGCTGACGTGGTGCCAATTGACCCCGGCGGCTCACGCTGATGCCTTTGCGCAGTGTGGAGAAAGGGGCAGCTGCTGCTCAAACAGGGGCAACCTGCTTATCGCGGTTGACCGACGCCGCCAAAAAAGGCTCATCGATAGCCTGGGCCTCGACGGAACATCACCGGGTTGGTGCTTGCCGTCCTGCAACTGGGCCGGAAAGCCATACCCATCAATAGGACGTGAACGGGTGCCATTCCTGAACAGAATTCAGATGTGGGCGGACCTCCGCCCAGACGACACGGCCATCGCCGTCGGCGGCCGCGGTTTCAGCTGGTCTGAGCTTCGTGGAGCAGCCGCGGAACTCCTCCCTTCCACTCCGGACCTGTACATTTTGTCCGAACCCAACACGGCCGAATTTGCCGCGCTTTACTGTGCGGGAATCGCCGGGGAACGGCAAATTGCGGTCCTGGATCCCGCGTGGACGCCACAGGCCAGGGAAGAGATTCTTCGCAGGCTGCCCTCCCCGTCGTGGGGCGCGGGTACTGTGTTGGAAGACGGGGACCCTGACTCTGCGTTCCTCATTGGGTTCACGGCAGGGACGACGTCGACGCCGAAGGCCTTTACGCGCTCCCGCCGGTCCTGGCAGGCCTCTCTTGACGCGTCCATCGACTTTTTCGGCCTTCGCCCGGACGACAAGACGTTTGCACCCGGTCCGCTCTCGGCAAGTTTAAGTCTTTACGCGCTCTCCGAGTGCCTCTACGCAGGTACCGCGTTCCATACCCTGCACGGTTTCGAAGTCGGAGATGCCCACGCTGTGATCACGCATGATGGGATTACAAGACTGGTTCTCGTCCCCACGATGCTCCGGCTCTTGAGCGAACGCGGTCTCATGGCATCGGTTGACGCCTCCGGGATCAGGACAATCATCTGCGCTGGATCCAAATTGGATGCCCGGACACTGGAAGCCGCCCGGCGCTGGGCGCCGAACGCCACGATCTTCGAGTACTACGGTGCCGCGGAACTCAGCTTCGTCTCAGGCCGTGGCCTCCCCGCACGGGCACCGCTGGATGCCGCGGGCACCGCCATAGGCCGGCCATTTCCCGGCGTAGAAGTACAGATCCTCGACGATTTGGGGCGGCGCTTGCCAGAGAGCACGCCCGGGAACATCAGCGTCAAAAGCCCCGGAGTGTGTCAGGGATACCTCTGGGGTGATGACGGTAAAGCTCTCCACTACCTTGACGGCCACGTCACAGTGGGCGATCAGGGCTACCTTCAGGACGGCGAATTGCACATTCTCGGGCGGAGCTCGGACATGATCAACACGGCAGGTAAAAACATTTACCCGCACGAGGTCGAACTCGCCCTTTCCTCCATCCCCGGCGTAGAGACCGCCGTGGCAATTGGTATGCCAGATGACCTCCGAGGCCAGCGTGTGGTGGCCGGGGTCGTGGCCTCCTGCGGAGGGCTCACCCCAACCACACTCAACTCGGGCCTGGAAGCACTCCTGAGCAAAGACAAGAGGCCGCTGCACTACTACTTGCTCAGCGAGATTCCCCTTACAGACAGAGGAAAAATAGACCGCAAGATGTTTCTGGAGTGGATTAAGAACAACGACACGCGACTCAATCAACTGCGGTAGACCCAGGTATCTGGCGCACAAGGAGGGCATTTGGCATGTAGAACACACGCCTGCGATGAGTACGGTTGTGTCTGCGCGCTAAAACTTCACCAATCAAGGGCAAGCCTATGACGCCGCTATCGCGGTACAGTCCCGCAAGCGGTACCTCACGGCTGGAAAATCACCCTCGGTGAACTGGACGAGAGATTCGCCGTGAAAATCACGGAAGAGTCCCGATGCGCGGACCTGGCGAAGGCCAATGACGCATGGCAACGTGAAATGGCCGTCTGCGGCGAGCCTGAGATCGGTATCGAGGCCTTCCTCTCCAAGCAGACTCCCACATTTAGATGGACAGGCCGCTTTTCCCGACTCTTCGAACTCTAGGCGGATCCAGATCTTCTGCCGCGGCTCCCCGCCGGGAGCTCAGTCGTCATCCCGGCGGGGCTTTTTGCCAGGGTATCCCGTCTGGCGCCGGAACCGACCAAGGGTTTCGACCAGGCCGTCCACGTCCTCTTGTAAGTCCGGTCCGGACTAATACCGCCGCATTGAGGTCTTGGGCAGCCGTGAGGACCGTCTCCGGCCCTCAGGGGAAATTTGCGCCAGGGTGGCCAAGCCGTCCGTTCTGGGGCTGACCCTCTGCCCGCCGCTGAACGGCCTGCTCGACTAATTCAGACATCCATGGACGGTGCCCCCGGTGGAACGTCACCCCTCTGGCAGTCCTTGGACGGAGGGAACCGAATCAGCAATGTCAATGGTGATGCGGCCACCTCCCAAGGGAGCATTGGTGATGTGCAGGTGCCCATACGACTCCGAGCACGAGATCCATCCATATGCCGCCGACGGAAACGATAGGATCGTAGCGCATCAGACTCGTCACCAACAGGATGGGAGAGGTCGCTGCCCAGGCTTGCGGTGAGCATGCTGTCGGATACGGGACAGGTACAGTGAGTTGCTCCCGGCTGAATCCGCAAAACAGCTCTGGGAGGCGGCCGTCAGAGTAGTCCGCGGCTTCAAGCATAGCAGTGGGCACCCGCTGGGCTTCCTCCACGAAGCCATATCGGAGGAGGCCTGCTGCGACGATTGCGTTGTCGTGGGGCCAGACCGAGCCGTTGTGTTAGCTGGCGGGGTTGTAGGCACCCATGTTCCTTGCCAAGGTGCGCACGCCCCCGGCGCTGAACATCTCCGGGCACATCAAATGCTCCACCACCTGCGGGGCCTTGTCCTCATCGATGAGGCCAAATAACATGCATTGCCCAATGTTCGAAGCGCACGCGTCCACCTGGCGCTTTGAGCCATCGAGGGCGATGGCATAGTAGCCCCGTTCGGGGATCCAGAATTCCTCGTTGAACTGCCTTTTCAGCTGTGACGCCCGATCGGCGAGCTCGTCACCCAAAGCGGCTCACCGGCGTCGTAGGCCAGCCACGCGCGGGACAGGTATGCATTGTGCCGTCGGCGAAGTTGATGCCATCCCAGGAGTCCTTCCAGCCTTGGCTGATAAGCCCGTGAGGATTGAGGCGCTCGTACTCGACAAACCCGTCACCGTCTTTGTCGCCGTAATGCTGGATCCAGTCCAGCGGCTTAGCATCGATCTGCCGTAGTAGTTTATCTGGCCGCCCAGAGACAGCCCGCTGGAAACGTCGAGCCTAAGCTCATGGAGGATTTTGCCTGGTTCCTCCTCGCTCACCGGATCCACCACGGTACCTTGGCGGTCCGCCAGTGTCTGCAGCGTGCCTAGCGCCAGGGACGGATCCACCGTCAGAGCCATTGATGAGGCCACAGCGAGTCCCTGCCGAACAGCGTCATGAACCATGGCGCGCCAGCGCCCACTACAACCCGGTCAGGATGGTCCGGGTCCTCGATGCGAAGGGAACCCAGGTCGTCGTAGCTGCGGCGCAGCGTCCGTTCGATCGACCTATTGCCAATCTGCAGCACGGGAATTCTTGCCACCCACTCACGTCGGCGCCGGTCCCGGGGGGACAAGCCGTCTCCGTCAGGATGAACGAAGGCCGTAGCGGAAGAGACTCTCCCCATGCTGGGCAGCACGGTCACGACTGTGCTCCAGTGTCCATGCGCCGGCACAGATACCCGGTACATCACGCCATCCGAGGCGATGTCGGCGCCGGGTGCCTGGATAGCCGTGGCCTTCCGGACGTCTTGCCAGACGCCCTGGATGGTAAGCGTGGTGCCCTGAGCCTGGCGGGTTTCGTCCCAGCGCCGCTGGATCCTTGCCTCTTTCACTTCGAAGAGATCCGCGAAGTCCGCCTCGATCCTCAGCGCGATGACGCATTCGGCCGACTCAAGGGAGTAGTTGCGAATCGTGATCTGCTCCTGGAAACCGGCGCAGCCGCTCCACGATCAGCTGGCTGTCGGCGTAGCCATCGGAGCGCGCCACGCGTCCGATAAACAGTGCCCTGTACGGCTCCTTCGTCTCGGCTGCCAGCGGCTCCAGTGGCTGCCCATCAACTGTCAGCTCCAGCCTGAAAGGATGCGGGCATCCTGCACGAAAAGACCGTGCGGGTGTCCGCTGTTGATGTGCCCACTGGGCGAAGAAATGCAGAAGGACGACCCCTCGACCAGAGTGACCGCCCCGGCACCCATTGGGCCCGCAGCAGTATCAGCATTCCATCCTGCCATCGAAGACCTCTCACAGAAACTAACACGCGCCGTTATCTGTCAGCGTTGCCCCCACACACCCCCGCTTCTCCAAACAAGACTACTCGGGCTTGAAGTCCGAGCCAGAGCTGACCCTGGACAAGATCCGGATTGCCAAGGTTAGGGAATGCACGGGGGCGATGCATGAACTCCCGCCTCTGGGGGACACTGGGAGGACTTTCAAAATCACGCCTTGGTTCCGGGCGGTTATGGCGGCCAAGGTCCCATAGCAGCCCGGCAATTGGTTAAAGAGCTTCAGACCCTGCAGAGCTTCCGGCATTAGTTTACGGGTTCCGTTTGCGTTGTATTGGAACGGCGATAGCCCGCCTTTCGTCAAGCTACAGGCCGCACCGGAGGAGAGGCCACCCTGGCTTAGTGCTGGGTACGTCATGCCTGCAAAATGGGTTGCATGGGAAAATTTAAAGTCCGGACGGGGCTGGACAGGACTCGGTCTTGGAGGTTCGCGTGGAGCTGCTCCCGCCGTACCGGGTGCTGGCTGAGCAGCTCTGACTTCCAAGGCATGGGGAGGAAACGCCATAAATAATGGCAGGAAAGAGCCCCTTTTGCGGGCACTCACCCGCTGTTTCCGACCGCCGATAACGGTATTCGGTCAAGTAGCTATCTCGTTATACGGGAGGGAGCAGAAACCGTTGGATGGTCCGCTATGTGCCGCACCCGTCGAGGTTCCTCCGAGGTGGCCTCGCCGTCGAGTGGCGTTGGACGGGGTGCGGGCAGCCCGTGGCCAACTTGCGGGCACCGGTCTCTGTCCTCATCTGGCGGGCGAAATTCGGCGCGACGATCTTCGTTGGTGGCAGAATAGCGCTGGATCTCCGTTTTATTGACAGTGGATCCTGGTGTTCTCAGATGCCATCGTGACAGTCGAGGGGAAGAAAACTCCGGTGCGGTAGCCCGATAATCAACGAAATAGTCCAAAGAATTAGGACTTGATGGAAATCGCTTGGGGCAGGGGCTGGCGATGTCACCTATTGCCGGTCGGCAAGTGTCCGAGAACAACACCGGAGCCGCCGACAGGCGAATCCTCCCAGCCACACGGCCCGACGTCGGGTTGGGGTGTAGCCCAACGGACACGAAAAATGATGCCGATTCTTAAAGCCAGCCTGCAGCGCACTGCTGGAAGTAGGGGAGCATATGAGAGGCTGCCAAGGAGTGGCATGTCTCAATTTTCGTGGGCTGTGACAGTCGTCTCATCCATCAGCCGCCCGGCCAGGATCCTGTCACAGGTCTGTCTCCCCTGTAGCGGCGGTGGCGTTTCCAGATCATCTGCCATGGACCAAACTCCGCCGGGACGTCACGCCAAGCGATCCCACGCCGATACCGGTAAATGATGCGCTCCACCACCCGGCGATGGTTTGCTTTAACCTGACGGATCCTTTGCCGGCTGATCCCGGTAAGAATCGGAAAATATGACATTCTGGTCGATCAGACCATGTAATTTAAGAAGGCCAAAGAGAGCCCTGCAGCCAAACTATTTGGAACCTGAGGTCGTGCACCGGGTTCTTCAACTGGTCGCTGGCCCGGGCCCAGCATAGGCGCTGTGGGAAAGATCGGGTGGAGCCCTTCACCCCCGCCCCGTGAACCTTCCCTGCTCTTGCCTGGCCAATAGTACTCAGTCAGGAATTTGGCTACGGGTGGGCTGAATGGACCGACGTCATGGTCCGCATGATCCGATCTGTGACCGTAGAGATCGCTCCGCTGCCGTCCACCTGGGCTACTATGTTGCGCTCGGCGTACTTTGCCACAACTGCTTCGGTTTGCTTGTGATA
This genomic stretch from Micrococcaceae bacterium Sec5.1 harbors:
- a CDS encoding 3-oxoacid CoA-transferase subunit A, producing the protein MLTFVDSVQEAVAGIKDGSTVMICGFGNAGQPFELIDALLECGARDLTVVNNNAGQGDQGLALLIKEGRVRKMICSFPRQSDSWHFDAKYKAGEIELELVPQGNLAERIRAAGAGIGGFFSPTGYGTMLAEGKETRIIDGRGQVFETPIHADVALIKALKADGKGNLVYRKTARNFGPIMAAAAKQTIVQVSEIVPTGSLDPENVVTPGIYVNTVVRVAASCSTAGTSEKAA
- a CDS encoding 3-oxoacid CoA-transferase subunit B; translated protein: MSIQSNETSLQTSATPLGRDDLARLVAKDIAPGSFVNLGIGQPTLVSNYLTEDQDITLHTENGMLGMGPAADGDEIDGDLINAGKIPVTELPGASYFHHADSFAMMRGGHLDICVLGAFQVSATGDLANWHTGAPGAIPAVGGAMDLATGAKDVFVMMTLLTREGASKIVETCTYPLTGVGCVTRVYTDKAVFLTGPDGVTVRETFGCTLEELQEVVPFPLKIVVK
- a CDS encoding AMP-binding protein, producing MPFLNRIQMWADLRPDDTAIAVGGRGFSWSELRGAAAELLPSTPDLYILSEPNTAEFAALYCAGIAGERQIAVLDPAWTPQAREEILRRLPSPSWGAGTVLEDGDPDSAFLIGFTAGTTSTPKAFTRSRRSWQASLDASIDFFGLRPDDKTFAPGPLSASLSLYALSECLYAGTAFHTLHGFEVGDAHAVITHDGITRLVLVPTMLRLLSERGLMASVDASGIRTIICAGSKLDARTLEAARRWAPNATIFEYYGAAELSFVSGRGLPARAPLDAAGTAIGRPFPGVEVQILDDLGRRLPESTPGNISVKSPGVCQGYLWGDDGKALHYLDGHVTVGDQGYLQDGELHILGRSSDMINTAGKNIYPHEVELALSSIPGVETAVAIGMPDDLRGQRVVAGVVASCGGLTPTTLNSGLEALLSKDKRPLHYYLLSEIPLTDRGKIDRKMFLEWIKNNDTRLNQLR